Sequence from the Xenorhabdus nematophila ATCC 19061 genome:
AAAGGTTATTTTCTGTGCTTAAGACGATAAAGTCAGAAATTTAAGATAGGGGAGTTTGATTAAGCGAAAAAACCAGCCGGTTGCGCGGCTGGTTTGGAATTATTGGCAATAGATCCAATACTGGAGAGCTATTACAGTTTGTCAGCGTTTTTGGTCAGGTAATCTGCGACACCTTTAGGTGAAGCGCCCATACCTTCTTTGCCCTTTTCCCACTGTGCAGGACAAACTTCGCCATGTTCTTCATGGAATTGCAGTGCATCAACCATACGCAGCATTTCATCAACGTTACGGCCTAGTGGCAGATCGTTAACGACTTGATGACGAACAACACCATTTTTGTCGATCAGGAAAGAACCGCGCAGAGCAACGCCAGCTTCTGGATGCACAATGCCGTAAGCTTGCATGATTTCGTGTTTGATGTCAGCAACCATTGGGTATTTAACTTCGCCAATACCACCTTCGCTGATTGGCGTGTTACGCCATGCGTTGTGAACGAATTCTGAATCGAAGGAAACACCAACCACTTCAACACCACGTTTCTGGAATTCTTCATAGCGGTGATCGAAAGCGATCAGCTCAGAAGGGCAGACAAAAGTGAAGTCCATTGGCCAGAAGAAAATAACGGC
This genomic interval carries:
- a CDS encoding peroxiredoxin C, encoding MVLVTRQAPDFTAAAVLGNGEIVNNFNLKEHLNGRAAVIFFWPMDFTFVCPSELIAFDHRYEEFQKRGVEVVGVSFDSEFVHNAWRNTPISEGGIGEVKYPMVADIKHEIMQAYGIVHPEAGVALRGSFLIDKNGVVRHQVVNDLPLGRNVDEMLRMVDALQFHEEHGEVCPAQWEKGKEGMGASPKGVADYLTKNADKL